A single window of Sulfurovum sp. UBA12169 DNA harbors:
- the trpB gene encoding tryptophan synthase subunit beta, protein MQKPYLESMPDADGFFGKFGGAFIPPQLETAFKEINGAYDKLSKSFEFFHELRKIRKHYQGRPTPITYCKNLSDFIGGGQIYLKREDLNHTGAHKLNHCMAEALLAKYLGKKKLIAETGAGQHGVALATAAAYFGLECEIHMGEVDIAKEHPNVVRMKILGAKVVPATHGLKTLKEAVDSAFEAYLKDPATQLFAIGSVVGPHPFPKMVRDFQSVVGFEAKEQFHEMMGKLPDMVTACVGGGSNAMGIFSAFIEDPVKLYAVEPAGKGSDLGEHSASLTYGSEGIMHGFNSIMLKDKEGNPGPVHSIGSGIDYPSVGPEHAYLNSIGRTNIGLCNDDEAVDAFYTLSQHEGIIPALESAHAVAFAMKYAKEHPKEAILINLSGRGDKDIDYVVEHYPIPVKRG, encoded by the coding sequence GTGCAAAAACCATATCTAGAATCCATGCCCGATGCCGACGGCTTTTTTGGCAAATTCGGAGGCGCGTTTATACCGCCTCAGCTCGAAACAGCTTTCAAAGAGATCAATGGAGCCTACGACAAACTGTCAAAATCGTTTGAATTTTTTCATGAGCTTAGAAAAATAAGAAAACATTACCAGGGAAGACCAACCCCCATCACTTACTGCAAAAATCTTTCGGATTTTATCGGCGGCGGACAAATCTATCTCAAAAGAGAAGACCTAAACCACACGGGTGCGCACAAACTCAATCACTGCATGGCAGAAGCGCTCCTGGCAAAATACCTTGGCAAAAAGAAACTGATCGCCGAGACAGGAGCAGGGCAGCATGGGGTTGCGCTTGCAACGGCTGCGGCTTATTTTGGATTGGAATGCGAGATACACATGGGTGAAGTGGATATCGCCAAAGAGCATCCCAATGTGGTTCGCATGAAGATACTCGGAGCCAAAGTGGTTCCGGCCACCCATGGGCTTAAAACGCTCAAAGAAGCCGTTGACAGCGCCTTTGAAGCCTATTTGAAAGATCCGGCCACACAGCTCTTTGCTATCGGGTCGGTTGTCGGCCCGCATCCTTTCCCCAAAATGGTAAGAGATTTTCAAAGCGTTGTAGGATTTGAAGCCAAAGAGCAGTTTCATGAGATGATGGGCAAACTGCCCGATATGGTCACTGCATGCGTAGGCGGCGGCAGCAATGCAATGGGGATTTTCAGCGCTTTCATCGAAGATCCCGTCAAGCTCTATGCGGTGGAGCCTGCAGGCAAAGGCTCCGATCTCGGTGAGCACAGCGCCAGCCTGACCTACGGAAGCGAGGGGATCATGCACGGTTTCAACTCGATCATGCTCAAAGACAAAGAGGGCAATCCCGGTCCCGTGCATTCCATCGGAAGCGGGATCGACTATCCTTCTGTCGGGCCTGAACACGCGTATCTTAACAGCATAGGACGAACCAATATTGGGCTATGCAATGACGATGAAGCGGTGGATGCATTTTACACGCTTTCACAGCACGAAGGCATCATCCCCGCCCTCGAATCCGCACATGCGGTGGCATTTGCGATGAAGTATGCAAAAGAACACCCCAAAGAAGCCATTTTGATCAACCTTAGCGGAAGAGGCGATAAAGATATCGATTATGTGGTGGAGCATTATCCGATCCCCGTTAAACGCGGCTAG
- a CDS encoding subtype I-F CRISPR-associated endonuclease Cas1 has protein sequence MEQLTDLKAILHSKRANIYYLEKCRVMQKDGRVLYLSEASKEHQYWNIPIANTTCLLLGTGTSITQAAMRMLAQAGVLVGFCGSGATPLLMANEIEWLTPQSEYRPTEYIQGWMRFWFDDHKRLEAAKRFQTERINFLEQVWSKDRELRFEGFDSTHDEIKKMLQNTRENIEIAPSVGKLLQIEADLTKRLYKRAAKVTGVSGFVREHNSADLANDFLNHGNYLAYGLAATTLWVLGIPHGFAVMHGKTRRGALVFDVADLIKDALVLPWAFIAAKERMDENGFRAQCLQAFVEHGAMEFMFNQVKEIALSHNDSTEKLP, from the coding sequence TTGGAACAACTGACCGATTTAAAAGCCATACTTCACTCCAAAAGAGCCAATATCTACTATCTTGAGAAGTGTCGCGTGATGCAAAAAGATGGTAGGGTACTCTATCTGAGCGAAGCAAGCAAAGAACATCAGTATTGGAACATTCCTATCGCCAATACGACGTGTTTACTGCTGGGTACGGGTACGTCGATTACCCAAGCGGCGATGCGGATGCTTGCTCAGGCGGGAGTCCTCGTGGGATTTTGCGGTAGCGGTGCAACGCCGTTGTTAATGGCTAACGAGATCGAATGGCTCACTCCTCAGAGCGAATACCGACCGACTGAGTATATTCAGGGGTGGATGCGTTTTTGGTTTGATGATCATAAGCGGTTGGAAGCAGCGAAACGTTTTCAGACGGAGCGGATCAATTTTCTCGAACAAGTATGGTCAAAAGATCGTGAGTTACGCTTTGAAGGGTTTGACTCTACTCATGATGAGATTAAAAAGATGTTACAAAATACCCGAGAAAATATTGAAATAGCGCCCAGTGTCGGAAAACTGTTGCAAATCGAAGCCGATCTGACCAAACGGCTCTACAAACGTGCTGCCAAAGTGACCGGAGTTTCCGGTTTCGTCCGCGAGCATAACTCTGCTGATCTTGCTAACGATTTTCTCAATCACGGCAACTATCTGGCATATGGATTAGCCGCCACGACTCTGTGGGTACTGGGTATCCCGCATGGCTTTGCGGTTATGCACGGTAAGACCAGACGGGGAGCTTTGGTTTTCGATGTAGCTGATTTGATCAAAGATGCACTGGTACTACCGTGGGCATTTATCGCTGCAAAAGAGAGGATGGATGAAAACGGTTTTCGTGCACAATGTCTTCAGGCATTCGTCGAACACGGAGCCATGGAATTTATGTTCAATCAGGTCAAAGAGATAGCCTTATCCCATAATGACTCGACGGAAAAACTCCCATGA